One genomic window of Anaerolineales bacterium includes the following:
- a CDS encoding UDP-glucose/GDP-mannose dehydrogenase family protein has protein sequence MKSVQHVPEKVAVIGLGKLGSPMAAAVAARGVAVVGADLDSTKVEKINRGEPPVNETDLAEYLRRGKERLSATTDLEAAAAESEIVFIIVPTPSEPKGGFSIRHVLSACESIGGGLKKREDFPVVVVTATVMPGSTGGPIRECLEKHSGRKAGKDFGLCYSPEFIALGSVIRDFLNPDFILCGESDPRSGEILDAFYQKVCENGPHVAHMNFANAELSKLAVNTYVTTKITYANMLARICERLPGGDVDTVTAAIARDTRIGIKYLKGANGYGGPCFPRDNKAMAALARGLGLQAALAETTDAQNRAEVRRLADLVKRYIQPGAKVGILGLSYKPDTDVIEESQGVLLAQQLLEEDLEMLVYDPMAMDAARVVLGDRPRYCGSAEDCVRQSDVVVITIPWKEFSGIPEGAFSGKRTVLIDCWRIAPTAWRAKTEYVPVGVNLPGEQEAPRPT, from the coding sequence ATGAAGTCCGTGCAACATGTCCCGGAAAAGGTGGCCGTGATCGGGCTGGGGAAACTGGGATCCCCGATGGCGGCGGCCGTCGCCGCCCGCGGCGTCGCCGTCGTCGGGGCGGATCTGGATTCTACGAAGGTGGAGAAAATCAACCGCGGCGAGCCGCCGGTCAACGAAACCGACCTGGCCGAGTACCTCCGCCGCGGGAAGGAACGGCTCTCCGCGACGACCGATCTGGAAGCCGCCGCCGCGGAATCCGAAATCGTGTTCATCATCGTCCCGACCCCGAGCGAGCCGAAGGGGGGATTCTCGATCCGCCATGTGCTCTCGGCCTGCGAATCGATCGGCGGCGGATTGAAAAAGCGGGAGGATTTTCCGGTCGTGGTCGTCACCGCCACGGTGATGCCGGGATCCACCGGCGGCCCGATCCGCGAATGCCTGGAAAAACATTCCGGCAGGAAGGCCGGGAAGGATTTCGGGCTGTGCTACAGCCCGGAGTTCATCGCCTTGGGCAGCGTTATCCGGGATTTTCTCAACCCGGATTTTATCCTCTGCGGCGAATCGGATCCGCGTTCGGGGGAGATCCTGGATGCTTTCTACCAAAAGGTTTGCGAGAACGGGCCGCACGTCGCCCATATGAACTTCGCCAACGCCGAGCTTTCCAAATTGGCCGTCAACACTTACGTCACCACCAAGATCACCTACGCCAACATGCTGGCCCGCATTTGCGAGCGCCTGCCGGGCGGCGACGTGGACACGGTGACCGCGGCCATCGCCCGCGACACGCGGATCGGGATCAAATACCTCAAGGGCGCGAACGGCTACGGCGGCCCCTGTTTCCCGCGCGACAACAAGGCGATGGCCGCCTTGGCGCGCGGGTTGGGACTGCAGGCGGCGTTGGCCGAGACCACCGACGCCCAGAACCGGGCCGAAGTGAGGCGCCTGGCGGACCTGGTGAAGCGCTACATCCAACCCGGCGCGAAGGTCGGGATCCTCGGCCTTTCCTACAAGCCGGACACGGACGTGATCGAGGAAAGCCAGGGAGTGCTGCTGGCGCAGCAGCTGCTCGAAGAGGACTTGGAAATGCTGGTCTACGACCCGATGGCGATGGACGCGGCGCGGGTGGTGTTGGGCGACCGGCCCCGATATTGCGGAAGCGCCGAGGACTGCGTCCGGCAATCGGACGTCGTCGTCATCACCATCCCATGGAAGGAATTTTCGGGGATCCCGGAGGGCGCGTTTTCCGGGAAGCGAACCGTGCTGATCGACTGTTGGAGAATCGCACCGACCGCCTGGCGCGCCAAGACGGAGTACGTGCCCGTGGGCGTGAACCTTCCCGGGGAGCAGGAAGCCCCGCGGCCGACATGA